Proteins found in one Pongo pygmaeus isolate AG05252 chromosome 8, NHGRI_mPonPyg2-v2.0_pri, whole genome shotgun sequence genomic segment:
- the CSGALNACT2 gene encoding chondroitin sulfate N-acetylgalactosaminyltransferase 2 isoform X4 — protein MPRRGLILHTRTHWLLLGLALLCSLILFMYLLECAPQTDGNASLPGVVGENYGKEYYQALLQEQEEHYQTRATSLKRQIAQLKQELQEMSEKMRSLQERKNVGANGIGYQSNKEQAPSDLLEFLHSQIDKAEVSIGAKLPSEYGVIPFESFTLMKVFQLEMGLTRHPEEKPVRKDKRDELVEVIEAGLEVINNPDEDDEQEDEEGPLGEKLIFNENDFVEGYYRTERDKGTQYELFFKKADLMEYRHVTLFRPFGPLMKVKSEMIDITRSIINIIVPLAERTEAFVQFMQNFRDVCIHQDKKIHLTVVYFGKEGLSKVKSVLESVTRLASSTW, from the exons ATGCCTAGAAGAGGACTGATTCTTCACACCCGGACCCACTGGTTGCTGTTGGGCCTCGCTTTGCTCTGCAGTTTGATATTATTTATGTACCTCCTGGAATGTGCCCCCCAGACTGATGGAAATGCATCTCTTCCTGGTGTTGTTGGGGAAAATTATGGTAAAGAGTATTATCAAGCCCTCCTACAGGAACAAGAAGAACATTATCAGACCAGGGCAACCAGTCTGAAACGCCAAATTGCCCAACTAAAACAAGAACTACAAGAAATGAGTGAGAAGATGAGGTCAttgcaagaaagaaagaatgtaggGGCTAATGGCATAGGCTATCAGAGCAACAAAGAGCAAGCACCTAGTGATCTTTTAGAGTTTCTTCATTCCCAAATTGACAAAGCTGAAGTTAGCATAGGGGCCAAACTACCCAGTGAGTATGGGGTCATTCCCTTTGAAAGTTTTACCTTAATGAAAGTATTTCAATTGGAAATGGGTCTCACTCGCCATCCTGAAGAAAAGCCAGTTAGAAAAGACAAACGAGATGAATTGGTGGAAGTTATTGAAGCGGGCTTGGAGGTCATTAATAATCCCGATGAAGATGATGAACAAGAAGATGAGGAGGGTCCCCTTGGAGAGAAACTGATATTTAATGAAAATGACTTCGTAGAAG GTTATTATCGCACTGAGAGAGATAAGGGCACGCAGTATGAACTCTTTTTTAAGAAAGCAGACCTTATGGAATATAGACATGTGACCCTCTTCCGCCCTTTTGGACCTCTCATGAAAGTGAAGAGTGAGATGATTGACATCACTAGATCAATTATTAATATCATTGTGCCACTTGCTGAAAGAACTGAAGCATTTGTACAGTTTATGCAGAACTTCAG GGATGTTTGTATTCATCAAGACAAgaagattcatctcacagtggtgTATTTTGGTAAAGAAGGACTGTCTAAAGTCAAGTCTGTCCTAGAATCTGTCACAAG ATTGGCTTCTTCCACATGGTGA
- the CSGALNACT2 gene encoding chondroitin sulfate N-acetylgalactosaminyltransferase 2 isoform X2, producing the protein MPRRGLILHTRTHWLLLGLALLCSLILFMYLLECAPQTDGNASLPGVVGENYGKEYYQALLQEQEEHYQTRATSLKRQIAQLKQELQEMSEKMRSLQERKNVGANGIGYQSNKEQAPSDLLEFLHSQIDKAEVSIGAKLPSEYGVIPFESFTLMKVFQLEMGLTRHPEEKPVRKDKRDELVEVIEAGLEVINNPDEDDEQEDEEGPLGEKLIFNENDFVEGYYRTERDKGTQYELFFKKADLMEYRHVTLFRPFGPLMKVKSEMIDITRSIINIIVPLAERTEAFVQFMQNFRDVCIHQDKKIHLTVVYFGKEGLSKVKSVLESVTSESNFHNYTLVSLNEEFNRGRGLNVGARAWDKGEVLMFFCDVDIYFSAEFLNSCRLNAEPGSQKGFWLLARFWLWNDLSVSFRFPDHWWI; encoded by the exons ATGCCTAGAAGAGGACTGATTCTTCACACCCGGACCCACTGGTTGCTGTTGGGCCTCGCTTTGCTCTGCAGTTTGATATTATTTATGTACCTCCTGGAATGTGCCCCCCAGACTGATGGAAATGCATCTCTTCCTGGTGTTGTTGGGGAAAATTATGGTAAAGAGTATTATCAAGCCCTCCTACAGGAACAAGAAGAACATTATCAGACCAGGGCAACCAGTCTGAAACGCCAAATTGCCCAACTAAAACAAGAACTACAAGAAATGAGTGAGAAGATGAGGTCAttgcaagaaagaaagaatgtaggGGCTAATGGCATAGGCTATCAGAGCAACAAAGAGCAAGCACCTAGTGATCTTTTAGAGTTTCTTCATTCCCAAATTGACAAAGCTGAAGTTAGCATAGGGGCCAAACTACCCAGTGAGTATGGGGTCATTCCCTTTGAAAGTTTTACCTTAATGAAAGTATTTCAATTGGAAATGGGTCTCACTCGCCATCCTGAAGAAAAGCCAGTTAGAAAAGACAAACGAGATGAATTGGTGGAAGTTATTGAAGCGGGCTTGGAGGTCATTAATAATCCCGATGAAGATGATGAACAAGAAGATGAGGAGGGTCCCCTTGGAGAGAAACTGATATTTAATGAAAATGACTTCGTAGAAG GTTATTATCGCACTGAGAGAGATAAGGGCACGCAGTATGAACTCTTTTTTAAGAAAGCAGACCTTATGGAATATAGACATGTGACCCTCTTCCGCCCTTTTGGACCTCTCATGAAAGTGAAGAGTGAGATGATTGACATCACTAGATCAATTATTAATATCATTGTGCCACTTGCTGAAAGAACTGAAGCATTTGTACAGTTTATGCAGAACTTCAG GGATGTTTGTATTCATCAAGACAAgaagattcatctcacagtggtgTATTTTGGTAAAGAAGGACTGTCTAAAGTCAAGTCTGTCCTAGAATCTGTCACAAG TGAGTCTAATTTTCACAATTACACCTTGGTCTCATTGAATGAAGAATTTAATCGTGGACGAGGACTAAATGTGGGTGCCCGAGCTTGGGACAAGGGAGAGGTCTTGATGTTTTTCTGTGATGTTGATATCTATTTCTCAGCCGAATTCCTTAACAGCTGCCGGTTAAATGCTGAGCCAG
- the CSGALNACT2 gene encoding chondroitin sulfate N-acetylgalactosaminyltransferase 2 isoform X3, which yields MPRRGLILHTRTHWLLLGLALLCSLILFMYLLECAPQTDGNASLPGVVGENYGKEYYQALLQEQEEHYQTRATSLKRQIAQLKQELQEMSEKMRSLQERKNVGANGIGYQSNKEQAPSDLLEFLHSQIDKAEVSIGAKLPSEYGVIPFESFTLMKVFQLEMGLTRHPEEKPVRKDKRDELVEVIEAGLEVINNPDEDDEQEDEEGPLGEKLIFNENDFVEGYYRTERDKGTQYELFFKKADLMEYRHVTLFRPFGPLMKVKSEMIDITRSIINIIVPLAERTEAFVQFMQNFRDVCIHQDKKIHLTVVYFGKEGLSKVKSVLESVTRFTKRILAFGEILALE from the exons ATGCCTAGAAGAGGACTGATTCTTCACACCCGGACCCACTGGTTGCTGTTGGGCCTCGCTTTGCTCTGCAGTTTGATATTATTTATGTACCTCCTGGAATGTGCCCCCCAGACTGATGGAAATGCATCTCTTCCTGGTGTTGTTGGGGAAAATTATGGTAAAGAGTATTATCAAGCCCTCCTACAGGAACAAGAAGAACATTATCAGACCAGGGCAACCAGTCTGAAACGCCAAATTGCCCAACTAAAACAAGAACTACAAGAAATGAGTGAGAAGATGAGGTCAttgcaagaaagaaagaatgtaggGGCTAATGGCATAGGCTATCAGAGCAACAAAGAGCAAGCACCTAGTGATCTTTTAGAGTTTCTTCATTCCCAAATTGACAAAGCTGAAGTTAGCATAGGGGCCAAACTACCCAGTGAGTATGGGGTCATTCCCTTTGAAAGTTTTACCTTAATGAAAGTATTTCAATTGGAAATGGGTCTCACTCGCCATCCTGAAGAAAAGCCAGTTAGAAAAGACAAACGAGATGAATTGGTGGAAGTTATTGAAGCGGGCTTGGAGGTCATTAATAATCCCGATGAAGATGATGAACAAGAAGATGAGGAGGGTCCCCTTGGAGAGAAACTGATATTTAATGAAAATGACTTCGTAGAAG GTTATTATCGCACTGAGAGAGATAAGGGCACGCAGTATGAACTCTTTTTTAAGAAAGCAGACCTTATGGAATATAGACATGTGACCCTCTTCCGCCCTTTTGGACCTCTCATGAAAGTGAAGAGTGAGATGATTGACATCACTAGATCAATTATTAATATCATTGTGCCACTTGCTGAAAGAACTGAAGCATTTGTACAGTTTATGCAGAACTTCAG GGATGTTTGTATTCATCAAGACAAgaagattcatctcacagtggtgTATTTTGGTAAAGAAGGACTGTCTAAAGTCAAGTCTGTCCTAGAATCTGTCACAAG
- the CSGALNACT2 gene encoding chondroitin sulfate N-acetylgalactosaminyltransferase 2 isoform X5: MPRRGLILHTRTHWLLLGLALLCSLILFMYLLECAPQTDGNASLPGVVGENYGKEYYQALLQEQEEHYQTRATSLKRQIAQLKQELQEMSEKMRSLQERKNVGANGIGYQSNKEQAPSDLLEFLHSQIDKAEVSIGAKLPSEYGVIPFESFTLMKVFQLEMGLTRHPEEKPVRKDKRDELVEVIEAGLEVINNPDEDDEQEDEEGPLGEKLIFNENDFVEGYYRTERDKGTQYELFFKKADLMEYRHVTLFRPFGPLMKVKSEMIDITRSIINIIVPLAERTEAFVQFMQNFRDVCIHQDKKIHLTVVYFGKEGLSKVKSVLESVTR; encoded by the exons ATGCCTAGAAGAGGACTGATTCTTCACACCCGGACCCACTGGTTGCTGTTGGGCCTCGCTTTGCTCTGCAGTTTGATATTATTTATGTACCTCCTGGAATGTGCCCCCCAGACTGATGGAAATGCATCTCTTCCTGGTGTTGTTGGGGAAAATTATGGTAAAGAGTATTATCAAGCCCTCCTACAGGAACAAGAAGAACATTATCAGACCAGGGCAACCAGTCTGAAACGCCAAATTGCCCAACTAAAACAAGAACTACAAGAAATGAGTGAGAAGATGAGGTCAttgcaagaaagaaagaatgtaggGGCTAATGGCATAGGCTATCAGAGCAACAAAGAGCAAGCACCTAGTGATCTTTTAGAGTTTCTTCATTCCCAAATTGACAAAGCTGAAGTTAGCATAGGGGCCAAACTACCCAGTGAGTATGGGGTCATTCCCTTTGAAAGTTTTACCTTAATGAAAGTATTTCAATTGGAAATGGGTCTCACTCGCCATCCTGAAGAAAAGCCAGTTAGAAAAGACAAACGAGATGAATTGGTGGAAGTTATTGAAGCGGGCTTGGAGGTCATTAATAATCCCGATGAAGATGATGAACAAGAAGATGAGGAGGGTCCCCTTGGAGAGAAACTGATATTTAATGAAAATGACTTCGTAGAAG GTTATTATCGCACTGAGAGAGATAAGGGCACGCAGTATGAACTCTTTTTTAAGAAAGCAGACCTTATGGAATATAGACATGTGACCCTCTTCCGCCCTTTTGGACCTCTCATGAAAGTGAAGAGTGAGATGATTGACATCACTAGATCAATTATTAATATCATTGTGCCACTTGCTGAAAGAACTGAAGCATTTGTACAGTTTATGCAGAACTTCAG GGATGTTTGTATTCATCAAGACAAgaagattcatctcacagtggtgTATTTTGGTAAAGAAGGACTGTCTAAAGTCAAGTCTGTCCTAGAATCTGTCACAAG gTAA